One stretch of Eretmochelys imbricata isolate rEreImb1 chromosome 1, rEreImb1.hap1, whole genome shotgun sequence DNA includes these proteins:
- the CCDC134 gene encoding coiled-coil domain-containing protein 134 isoform X2, which yields MDLFRVCTFVFTLMLSRGSSSDPEKQSIDSGLEIYKKLFEVKRKDQMNALKNLIELNDVNQQYKIIDIMLKGLFKVLEDSRAVLIAADVPPDGPFPQDEKLKDAYSHVVENTAFFGDVVLRFPKIVHHYFDRNSNWNNLVRWGISFCNQTGVFDQGPHSQVLGLMAQELGISEKSPDYRNPFKTDHSEFFPSADTFQKALREEEKRRKKEEKRKEIRKGPRISRSQSEL from the exons ATGGATCTGTTCCGGGTCTGCACCTTTGTCTTCACGCTGATGTTGTCCAGGGGCAGCTCTTCAGACCCAGAGAAACAGAGCATAGACTCTGGGTTGGAAATCT ATAAGAAGCTATTTGAGGTGAAGCGCAAGGACCAGATGAACGCACTGAAGAACCTGATTGAGCTCAATGATGTGAACCAACAATATAAAATCATCGACATCATGCTCAAGGGACTCTTCAAA GTGCTGGAGGACTCCCGGGCGGTCCTTATAGCCGCGGATGTGCCTCCAGATGGGCCCTTCCCTCAGGATGAGAAGCTAAAGGATG CCTATTCCCACGTGGTGGAGAACACGGCTTTCTTTGGAGACGTGGTTCTGCGCTTCCCCAAAATCGTCCACCATTACTTTGACCGCAACTCCAACTGGAACAACCTGGTCCGCTGGGGCATCAGCTTCTGCAACCAGACGGGCGTGTTCGATCAGGGACCTCACTCCCAAGTGCTCGGACTG ATGGCTCAGGAGCTGGGAATTAGTGAGAAGTCTCCGGATTACCGGAATCCCTTTAAAACCGACCATTCCGAG TTTTTCCCCAGTGCAGACACGTTCCAGAAGGCCCTGCGAGAGGAGGAGAAAcggagaaagaaagaagagaaacgGAAGGAGATCCGCAAGGGGCCCCGCATCTCGCGCTCGCAGTCGGAGTTATAG